The Zingiber officinale cultivar Zhangliang chromosome 9A, Zo_v1.1, whole genome shotgun sequence genome window below encodes:
- the LOC122021178 gene encoding EPIDERMAL PATTERNING FACTOR-like protein 9: protein MQHYIQWGTSNSLVACMGTSYSPGPFLLSPFHLFFFPIPSNFFNSTGESMAMASTSFLLFYFLLSPFSHLTGFEGRVTTDHSSLLPLHKVEMASGGMTSGELIGSMAPICTYNECRGCRFKCSAEQIPVDASDPMNSAYRYQCVCHR, encoded by the exons ATGCAACATTACATCCAGTGGGGGACCTCAAATTCTTTGgttgcatgcatgggaacatccTACAGCCCAGGCCCCTTTCTTTTATCTCCATtccacctcttcttctttccCATCCCTTCCAACTTCTTCAACTCAACAGGAGAGTCCATGGCAATGGCTTCCacctccttcctcctcttctaCTTCCTCCTCTCCCCCTTTAGCCACCTCACAGGCTTCGAAGGACGAGTTACTACTGATCACTCAAGCCTTCTTCCACTGCATAAG GTAGAGATGGCCAGTGGTGGCATGACTAGTGGGGAGTTGATAGGCTCCATGGCTCCAATCTGCACTTATAATGAATGTAGAGGTTGCCGATTCAAGTGCAGCGCCGAGCAGATCCCTGTCGACGCCAGTGACCCCATGAACAGTGCCTATCGTTATCAATGTGTGTGTCACAGGTGA